In Deinococcus maricopensis DSM 21211, the sequence CTCCCTGCGCGCGATGCTGTCCGGCGAGCGTTGGGAACCCGTGACGGTGGGCGAAAGTGACGCCGACGTGTACCGCTCGTCGCGCTTCGTGCTGAAACGGCAACGTTCGGGCGACTTCGACACCTTGCGCGGCGAACGCGAGCGCCTGGGGTATTTCGCCGGTCGTGTGCGCGTGCCGGACGTCGTGGCGTACCACGTCGAGGACGACGTGGAGTACCTGGTGGTGGAGCGCCTGCCCGGCACGGACATGAGTCACCCAGCCCTGCAACGGGACCCTCGACGCGCGGCGGAATTGCTCGCGCGGGCGCTGCGCGAGGTGCACGCCTTGCCGGTGCATGACTGCCCGTTCGACCGGCGGTTGCGTGTCCGGCTCGCGGACGCGCGCGAGCGCGTGCGCCGTGGCCTCGTGGATGAGGACGACTTCGACGATGAGCGCCGTGGGCGCCGCGCCACCGACCTGCTGAACGACGTTGAACAGAGTTGCCCTGCCGACGAGGACCTCGTGGTCACCCACGGGGACGCGTACGTGCACAACGTCATGGTGGCGGATGGGGAGCTGGCGGGCTTGATTGACGTGGGGCGCGCGGGAGTTGCGGACCGTCACATGGATCTCGCGCTCGCGGCGGGCAGCCTGGCGTCCGATTACGGTGAGGGGGTCGATCAGGTGTTTCTGGAAGCGTATGGGCGCGAGCACGTGGACGAGGAGAAACTGCGGTTCTATCGTCTCCTCGATGAATTCTTCTGATCAGCGAGGCCGCCCAAGACGTGCCGGAGGATCATGAAGGGTCTGGGCTCATGGTGCCGGGGGGCGTGCCTGCTCCTTTCGTGCGGTTCGGTCAATCCTGTGACCCTTTCCGCTTCTGCGCAGGCAGGCGGCGCTATTTTACGGGGCCCCAGCTGACCTGGGGATAGTCTGTTTCCGAGCATTTGAGAGCATTCTTCGCCGTTCATATGAATGAAGAGGGCCTTCGTTGCCTCGCCCTCCGCACTTTCTTGTCAGACGCTCGGTTCACGAAGATTCGTGCCTGGGTTTGCGGAGGGAGCGTCCTGCTCTTCGTGGGACTTCGCCAAGCTTGTGCGGACCTGCACTGTTGTGGCGGCGCAGGTGCCCGCGCACCTTGACAACCGGAAGGCCGAAGCGCACGATCAAACCGTACCGTTCAGTTTGAATCGAGGTGAGATGACCCCGGATTCCCCGCGCACCCTCGCCAAACGCCAGCAGATCCTCCGCGCCGCCCGCACCCTCTTCTTGCAGCACGGCTACGCCCGCACCAGCACGGACGCCATCACCGAAGCGGCCGGCATCAGCAAGCAGACGCTGTACGCGTACTACCGCAGCAAACCCGAACTGCTCGCTGCCACCATCACGCATGAACTCGGGCAGCTGGCCCTCGACGCTCAGCCGCCCGCCCCCGCAACCCTTCAGGACCTCCGCGCGCAGCTGCTCGCCCTGGCCACGCGCGTCACGGCGCACCTGCTGCAGGCGGACGCCATTGCGCTGCTGCGCCTGCTGATCGGCGAGGCCGTTCACCTGCCGGAACTGCGCGCCACGCTGCGGCAGGCCCTGCCCGCCCGGCTCATCGACCTGACAGAGCGGTACCTCGTGGACGCGCACGAGCGCGGCCTGATTCACGCGCCGGACGCGCACCTCAGCGCGCGCCTGCTGGTCGGCCCCCTCATGAGCTACGTCGCGCTCGACGGCCTGTTCGGCGACGCGCCCCCCACCCCCCCATCCCCGGCGACCCTCGCGGCCCTGATTGACCTGTACCTCCGCAGCGTCGCTCTTCCAGGAGCGCCCCCATGACCCCCCCCGTTCTGGACGTCCTGATTGCCGGTGCCGGTCCGACCGGTCTGTTCCTCGCGGTGTGGCTCACGCGCCTGGGCGTGCGGGTCCGCATCGTCGACCCGAAGTCCGGGCCGGTGCAGGAGACGCGCGCCATTGCCGTTCAGGCGCGCACGCTGGAGTTCTATGATCAGCTCGGGT encodes:
- a CDS encoding APH(3') family aminoglycoside O-phosphotransferase, which produces MSDPNVTNLTLPASLRAMLSGERWEPVTVGESDADVYRSSRFVLKRQRSGDFDTLRGERERLGYFAGRVRVPDVVAYHVEDDVEYLVVERLPGTDMSHPALQRDPRRAAELLARALREVHALPVHDCPFDRRLRVRLADARERVRRGLVDEDDFDDERRGRRATDLLNDVEQSCPADEDLVVTHGDAYVHNVMVADGELAGLIDVGRAGVADRHMDLALAAGSLASDYGEGVDQVFLEAYGREHVDEEKLRFYRLLDEFF
- a CDS encoding TetR/AcrR family transcriptional regulator, with translation MTPDSPRTLAKRQQILRAARTLFLQHGYARTSTDAITEAAGISKQTLYAYYRSKPELLAATITHELGQLALDAQPPAPATLQDLRAQLLALATRVTAHLLQADAIALLRLLIGEAVHLPELRATLRQALPARLIDLTERYLVDAHERGLIHAPDAHLSARLLVGPLMSYVALDGLFGDAPPTPPSPATLAALIDLYLRSVALPGAPP